One Aneurinibacillus migulanus genomic region harbors:
- a CDS encoding zinc-dependent alcohol dehydrogenase: MKAVTYQGANTIEVKEIEDARIEKNDDVIVRITSTAICGSDLHLYQGNMPLPKGYIIGHEPMGIVEEVGPEVTKVKKGDRVVIPFNVACGHCFYCQHKMESQCDHSNPHYDSGGYFGYTEKFGNHPGGQAEYLKVPFGNFTPFVIPESCELEDESLLFLSDVLPTAYWSVDYAGVKSGDTVIVLGSGPVGLMAQKFAWMKGAKRVIAIDYLGYRLHHAKKMNNVEVFDFTEYDDIGEHLKEITHGGADVVIDCVGMDGKKSPLEFIEQKLKLQGGTLGPIQIATKAVRKFGTVQITGVYGGNYNNFPLGAFFARNIVLKMGQAPVIHYMSDLFQKIMNKEFDPKEIITHKMSLTDASHAYKIFNDREDGCIKVVLKP; the protein is encoded by the coding sequence ATGAAAGCTGTAACGTACCAAGGAGCAAATACCATAGAGGTTAAAGAAATAGAGGACGCAAGAATCGAAAAAAATGACGATGTTATCGTACGAATAACCTCCACTGCGATCTGCGGTTCAGATTTACATTTATATCAAGGGAATATGCCGTTGCCTAAAGGATATATTATTGGCCACGAACCAATGGGTATTGTAGAGGAGGTTGGACCTGAAGTTACAAAAGTAAAAAAGGGTGATCGTGTTGTTATTCCTTTTAATGTTGCCTGCGGACATTGCTTTTATTGCCAGCATAAGATGGAAAGCCAATGTGATCATTCCAATCCTCATTATGATTCAGGAGGGTACTTTGGTTATACAGAAAAATTCGGGAACCATCCGGGTGGTCAGGCGGAATACTTAAAAGTGCCTTTTGGGAACTTCACCCCTTTTGTCATTCCGGAATCATGCGAACTAGAAGATGAATCTCTGCTCTTTTTATCTGATGTCCTGCCTACTGCTTATTGGAGTGTCGACTATGCTGGGGTAAAATCCGGGGATACCGTTATTGTGCTCGGCTCTGGTCCAGTTGGATTGATGGCTCAAAAATTCGCCTGGATGAAAGGCGCAAAACGTGTGATCGCTATTGATTACCTGGGCTATCGACTACATCATGCAAAAAAAATGAACAATGTCGAGGTATTTGATTTTACCGAATACGATGATATAGGTGAACACCTGAAAGAAATTACTCACGGCGGTGCAGATGTTGTCATCGATTGTGTGGGTATGGACGGAAAAAAGTCACCCCTCGAATTTATTGAACAAAAATTAAAACTGCAAGGTGGAACGCTTGGACCTATACAAATTGCTACAAAAGCAGTTAGGAAGTTTGGAACGGTTCAAATTACTGGTGTGTATGGCGGAAACTATAACAATTTTCCACTAGGTGCATTTTTCGCAAGGAATATCGTTCTTAAAATGGGACAAGCACCTGTCATTCATTATATGTCTGACCTTTTTCAAAAAATCATGAACAAGGAATTTGATCCAAAAGAAATCATTACACATAAAATGTCCCTTACAGATGCTAGTCACGCGTATAAAATCTTTAACGACCGTGAAGATGGTTGTATTAAGGTAGTTTTAAAACCCTGA
- a CDS encoding MerR family transcriptional regulator: MLYTVKEIAALSNVTIKTLHHYHKIGLLLPCEISEAGYRLYGMKELERLQQILFYRELDFPLEKIKQLLEDQPERLSILSNQKELLLARKQRLDRLIQTLNESIDCTMKGEVMDKTEMFKGFDSEKEWMEALAEQDQYLEATYDYSLLESNTINVEAMNEQASEAKHFMDSMISALKTGVRFDNKIVRELINEHINFLNHNGHPTSAMDFVAQARFFLDDDFHRNMLESQQIGLAYYLFTAAESFATK; this comes from the coding sequence GTGCTCTACACGGTAAAAGAGATTGCGGCACTATCGAACGTAACAATAAAGACTCTGCATCACTATCACAAAATTGGGCTTTTACTGCCATGTGAGATAAGCGAAGCGGGATACCGTTTGTATGGAATGAAAGAACTTGAACGTTTGCAACAAATTTTATTTTATAGAGAACTTGATTTTCCTCTGGAAAAAATCAAGCAACTGCTTGAAGACCAACCGGAGCGATTATCGATTTTGTCCAACCAGAAGGAGCTCCTCCTTGCCCGTAAGCAAAGATTGGACCGCTTAATTCAGACACTGAACGAATCGATCGATTGTACTATGAAAGGAGAAGTTATGGATAAAACAGAAATGTTCAAAGGATTTGACAGCGAAAAAGAATGGATGGAAGCACTGGCTGAGCAAGATCAATATTTGGAAGCAACATATGATTATAGTTTACTCGAAAGCAACACGATTAATGTTGAAGCCATGAATGAACAAGCTAGCGAAGCAAAGCATTTTATGGACAGTATGATAAGTGCTCTTAAAACCGGAGTAAGATTTGATAACAAGATCGTGCGGGAACTGATTAATGAGCATATAAATTTCTTGAATCATAATGGACATCCCACAAGTGCAATGGATTTTGTGGCACAAGCACGATTTTTCTTAGATGATGACTTTCATCGCAATATGTTGGAGTCACAACAGATTGGTCTTGCTTACTATCTTTTTACCGCCGCGGAATCATTCGCAACCAAATAA
- a CDS encoding DinB family protein, whose product MKHNALQLYDYHVWANERVFQHLKELPEETGRTEIVSVFPSIHSALIHMFVVDTVWLCTISGDSFEKVRTSTAHLSEELKNKSIEEMEQLFSDLSTRYQTFFRNQQDMDTISSYHHPHFGTLTVRYSDIIQHVVNHGTYHRGNITAMLQQLGYSGTPTDYVFYLYSITC is encoded by the coding sequence ATGAAACATAACGCATTACAACTATATGATTATCATGTATGGGCAAATGAAAGAGTGTTCCAACATCTAAAGGAGCTGCCGGAAGAAACGGGACGTACGGAAATCGTAAGCGTTTTTCCCTCTATACATAGTGCTCTTATTCACATGTTTGTCGTGGATACTGTTTGGTTATGCACCATATCCGGTGATAGCTTTGAAAAGGTGCGGACGTCGACAGCACATTTGTCAGAAGAGCTAAAAAATAAAAGCATTGAAGAAATGGAGCAACTGTTCTCTGATTTATCTACCCGTTACCAGACGTTCTTCCGTAATCAGCAGGATATGGATACCATCTCTTCTTACCATCATCCTCACTTCGGAACACTTACGGTCCGTTATTCAGATATCATACAGCATGTCGTAAACCACGGTACATATCACCGGGGAAATATCACAGCTATGTTGCAGCAATTAGGCTACTCCGGAACTCCGACTGATTACGTTTTTTATTTATATTCTATTACCTGTTGA
- a CDS encoding metal ABC transporter permease, whose translation MSHGLWIIVTGSLVAASCGFVGCFLILRRMAMLGDAISHAVLPGIVIAFFLSNSIDNVFMLMGATVVGVLTAFFIQTLHVAGVQEDAAIGVVFTSLFAIGVVLVSLFASDIHLDVQHVLYGEIAYVPWDTATIAGVEMPRAVWMVGGVFTLSLLVVGLFYKELKLVSFDAQMAAAAGIPVVFIHYLLMALVSMNTVAAFESVGAILVVAMLVVPGAAAYLLTDRLGVMLGLSVVFGIVSACAGYITAVYFDVSISGAMTTAAGLLFMLCFLFSPRYGVVSRVLEQRRLKKTG comes from the coding sequence ATGTCACACGGATTGTGGATTATTGTAACCGGTTCACTTGTGGCGGCGTCCTGCGGTTTTGTCGGCTGCTTTCTCATTTTGCGGCGGATGGCAATGCTCGGAGATGCGATTAGTCACGCAGTTCTTCCGGGAATAGTCATTGCCTTCTTTCTTAGTAATAGTATAGATAATGTATTCATGCTGATGGGTGCGACCGTTGTCGGTGTGCTGACAGCTTTCTTTATCCAAACTTTGCATGTGGCGGGTGTGCAGGAGGATGCTGCCATTGGTGTAGTATTTACTTCGCTGTTTGCGATAGGTGTTGTACTCGTTTCCTTGTTTGCTTCCGATATTCATCTTGACGTGCAGCATGTGCTGTATGGCGAGATTGCATACGTACCCTGGGATACGGCAACTATAGCAGGTGTAGAGATGCCACGTGCGGTGTGGATGGTCGGTGGTGTATTCACATTAAGCTTGCTTGTTGTAGGATTGTTCTATAAGGAGCTGAAATTAGTATCATTTGATGCACAAATGGCCGCTGCGGCAGGTATTCCGGTTGTATTTATCCATTATTTACTGATGGCACTCGTCTCCATGAATACAGTAGCAGCTTTCGAAAGTGTGGGAGCTATTTTAGTAGTGGCGATGCTTGTCGTGCCTGGAGCTGCGGCATATCTGCTGACAGATCGTCTAGGAGTCATGTTAGGGCTTAGCGTTGTCTTCGGCATTGTCTCTGCGTGCGCGGGATATATAACCGCTGTGTATTTTGATGTATCCATCTCAGGAGCGATGACGACAGCGGCCGGCCTTCTTTTTATGCTCTGCTTTTTATTCTCGCCAAGATACGGTGTGGTATCCAGGGTGTTGGAGCAACGCCGCCTAAAAAAAACCGGCTAA
- a CDS encoding helix-turn-helix transcriptional regulator codes for MSKADNMLSILWLLKTRKRMTAKQLAEELEISIRTVYRYIDALCASGVPIISDSGHNGGYSLLHQFTETPLIFDLEEQKALMHAAIFAQEAGYPFGDTLHKAINKLKLYTNQHQLAEINRHVIGFDVIIPPSDSSLKNVLQELEVSVANGYTLFIEYYKGKEVPSTARHIDPYGLVYWKGKWYTVAYCHLRREIRSFRADRIRSMSRTTALFQRPLEFSARRFFLKNILPDADNREQLTSLRIRGKQRAIADMCEHWLLGHGLVERSMDEAHFKLDEQAILFYVPYLLLSYGKSIQVLEPLVLKEKMITITSELLNYYQTF; via the coding sequence ATGTCTAAAGCTGACAATATGCTTTCTATTCTGTGGCTACTGAAGACAAGAAAACGGATGACCGCTAAACAACTGGCAGAAGAATTAGAGATTAGCATTCGGACTGTTTATCGATATATTGATGCATTATGTGCTAGCGGAGTTCCTATTATATCTGACTCAGGGCACAACGGTGGTTATAGTTTACTCCATCAATTTACCGAAACTCCACTTATTTTTGATTTGGAAGAACAAAAAGCGCTCATGCATGCAGCAATATTCGCGCAAGAAGCGGGCTATCCTTTCGGTGATACATTACATAAAGCGATTAATAAATTAAAATTGTATACAAATCAACATCAGTTAGCTGAAATCAATCGTCATGTCATAGGATTCGATGTTATTATTCCACCATCTGATTCTTCATTGAAAAACGTCCTGCAAGAGCTAGAAGTGTCAGTAGCGAATGGATATACCCTCTTCATCGAGTACTATAAAGGAAAAGAGGTGCCTTCTACAGCTCGCCACATTGACCCTTACGGACTCGTTTATTGGAAAGGCAAATGGTATACTGTCGCCTATTGCCATCTCCGCCGTGAAATTCGAAGCTTTCGTGCGGATCGCATCCGCTCTATGTCCCGTACGACGGCTCTATTTCAACGACCATTAGAATTCTCTGCCCGTCGATTCTTTCTCAAAAATATTTTACCCGATGCAGACAACAGGGAACAACTAACCTCCCTTCGTATTCGCGGAAAGCAACGGGCGATTGCGGATATGTGTGAGCATTGGCTATTAGGTCACGGCCTAGTGGAACGTTCAATGGATGAAGCACATTTCAAACTCGACGAACAAGCCATCTTATTTTATGTACCGTATCTCCTTCTTTCATACGGAAAATCAATTCAAGTACTGGAGCCTCTTGTCCTAAAGGAAAAAATGATAACCATCACTTCAGAACTGCTGAATTATTATCAAACGTTCTGA
- a CDS encoding zinc-binding dehydrogenase — MRALVHAEKTGFDGLMYREITDIQPKAGEVRVKLKTAGLNHRDLFVLTRHKPSDPPLIIGSDGAGVIEAVGEGVTGVHVGDEVVINPGLGWKEKSDAPPKGFEILGLPDHGTFAEQIVLPADNVEPKPQYLTWEEAGVFSLAALTAYRALFTRAHLQAGQTVLIPGIGSGVATFLLQFAKAAGAAVYVTSRSDAKCRRALGLGADKAIDSNEDWNDLLDGEKVDIVIESVGAATFNKSLAQLRPGGTIVTFGASAGDEIRINIREFFYGQYNLLGSTMGSAEEYRDMLRFIEIHQIKPVLDQMYPLHEFEKAFNRMEEAAQFGKIGFIIEK; from the coding sequence ATGAGAGCACTTGTTCACGCGGAGAAAACAGGATTCGACGGACTCATGTATCGTGAGATAACAGACATACAACCCAAGGCAGGAGAAGTAAGAGTAAAACTAAAAACAGCAGGCTTAAATCACCGGGATTTATTCGTCTTAACCCGTCATAAACCATCTGATCCTCCGCTAATCATCGGCTCAGATGGCGCTGGTGTCATCGAAGCCGTCGGTGAAGGTGTAACAGGTGTCCATGTCGGGGATGAAGTAGTAATCAACCCGGGCCTCGGCTGGAAGGAAAAAAGCGACGCACCTCCTAAAGGCTTTGAAATTCTTGGCCTTCCCGATCATGGAACGTTTGCAGAACAAATTGTCTTGCCGGCTGATAATGTTGAACCGAAACCTCAGTATTTAACATGGGAGGAAGCAGGCGTGTTCTCGCTAGCGGCACTCACCGCCTACCGTGCATTGTTTACAAGAGCTCACTTACAGGCAGGTCAGACAGTGCTTATCCCCGGTATTGGAAGCGGTGTAGCCACATTTTTATTGCAATTTGCAAAAGCAGCCGGAGCGGCGGTCTATGTAACTTCTCGTTCAGACGCGAAATGCAGACGAGCACTGGGACTAGGGGCTGACAAAGCAATTGATAGTAATGAAGATTGGAATGACTTGCTCGACGGAGAAAAAGTAGACATTGTAATCGAAAGCGTTGGTGCCGCTACGTTCAACAAGTCGCTCGCGCAATTGCGGCCTGGTGGAACGATTGTTACATTTGGTGCATCGGCCGGGGACGAGATTCGAATCAATATCCGCGAGTTCTTCTACGGCCAATACAACCTGCTCGGTTCAACCATGGGAAGTGCCGAAGAGTATAGAGATATGCTCCGGTTTATTGAAATACACCAAATCAAGCCTGTATTGGATCAGATGTATCCATTGCATGAATTCGAAAAAGCCTTTAACCGGATGGAAGAAGCCGCCCAATTTGGGAAAATCGGTTTTATTATTGAAAAATAA
- a CDS encoding branched-chain amino acid aminotransferase has product MGSQISIERNQNPKPKPDQSHLGFGKYFTDHMFLMDYTKEEGWHEPRIVPYAPLMLDPSAMVFHYGQAVFEGLKAYKTKNDDILLFRPDKNMERLNISNERMNIPPIDEAFLIEAIKELVRVERDWIPVAEGTSLYIRPFIIATEPCLGVRAAEQYTFIIILSPVGAYYPEGIKPIKIHVENKYVRAVRGGTGFAKTSSNYASGLKAQIDAAEHGCSQVLWLDGIEKQYIEEVGSMNVFFKIAGEVVTPALNGSILNGVTRDSIIRLLEEWDVPVTERKISMEELYLAYTNGTLEEAFGTGTAAVISPIGELQWTDKRIVVNKGEIGVISKKLYDTITRIQSGQIEDTFGWTVDVGAIHVP; this is encoded by the coding sequence ATGGGGAGTCAAATTTCAATAGAAAGGAACCAGAATCCAAAGCCTAAGCCTGATCAAAGTCATTTAGGGTTCGGAAAGTATTTCACAGACCATATGTTTTTAATGGATTACACGAAGGAGGAAGGGTGGCACGAACCGAGAATTGTTCCGTATGCGCCATTGATGCTTGATCCTTCCGCGATGGTATTCCATTATGGGCAAGCTGTATTCGAAGGATTGAAGGCTTACAAAACAAAAAACGATGACATTCTTTTGTTTCGACCGGACAAAAATATGGAGAGACTCAACATATCGAATGAAAGGATGAATATACCTCCGATTGATGAAGCGTTTTTGATAGAGGCAATAAAAGAGCTAGTGCGCGTAGAGAGGGACTGGATTCCTGTGGCAGAAGGAACGTCTCTTTATATTCGGCCGTTTATTATTGCAACAGAGCCTTGTCTCGGTGTTCGGGCCGCCGAACAATATACATTTATCATCATTCTTTCACCTGTCGGCGCTTACTATCCGGAAGGTATAAAGCCGATAAAAATTCATGTGGAAAATAAATACGTTCGTGCTGTACGTGGCGGAACAGGATTTGCTAAGACATCGAGCAACTATGCTTCCGGCTTAAAAGCGCAGATAGATGCAGCAGAACATGGGTGCTCCCAGGTTCTATGGTTGGACGGTATAGAAAAGCAGTATATCGAAGAAGTAGGGAGTATGAATGTGTTCTTTAAAATCGCTGGAGAGGTAGTGACTCCGGCATTGAATGGCAGCATTTTAAACGGGGTGACAAGGGACTCGATTATTCGCCTTTTAGAAGAGTGGGATGTTCCTGTTACGGAAAGAAAAATATCTATGGAGGAATTATATTTAGCCTATACGAATGGAACGCTAGAAGAAGCCTTCGGTACAGGAACCGCTGCCGTTATTTCGCCTATTGGCGAGCTGCAGTGGACTGATAAACGAATAGTGGTTAATAAAGGAGAAATAGGCGTCATCTCCAAAAAACTGTATGATACGATTACGCGTATTCAGAGCGGACAAATTGAGGATACGTTTGGGTGGACCGTGGATGTAGGAGCGATTCACGTTCCATAG
- a CDS encoding diguanylate cyclase translates to MLKDFVINGTIVISGLFIMGQIFRNHPVKPYSPSKLKLLAALLFGLLGAVLMEFSIRIVPGVIADLRHIPVALAALYGGIPTALVSALIIAMARVILFPAGSEAFVAFGGMLLIGLGCGLLTRSKSRPLVKFMLMNLFSLLIITASLFINIPTAPLFLETALYHWCISITAGFFAFYTYIYIDQSNEAFRRLKEYSTKDFLTGLNNSRQFTVFFNAYVQRAKERGESFSLLVIDIDHFKEVNDTYGHPNGDKILQELGQVLSNAARPVDIVSRNGGEEFSILMLDCSRLEARYNAEHIRAMVERHVFTTLDGEGIHITVSVGGASFPETHAEEMYHLADKLLYEAKRTGRNKVCWVDILQEDQL, encoded by the coding sequence ATGCTGAAGGATTTTGTTATTAACGGAACGATTGTTATTTCTGGACTGTTTATTATGGGACAAATTTTTAGAAACCATCCCGTAAAGCCGTATTCTCCATCGAAATTAAAGCTGCTGGCCGCCTTATTATTCGGATTGCTTGGTGCGGTGCTGATGGAGTTTTCCATTCGTATAGTACCTGGTGTTATTGCTGATTTACGCCATATTCCTGTAGCTTTGGCCGCGTTATATGGAGGGATTCCGACCGCACTTGTTTCAGCTCTGATTATTGCAATGGCGAGGGTAATTTTATTTCCGGCGGGCTCTGAAGCGTTTGTAGCGTTTGGCGGCATGTTGCTTATTGGCCTTGGCTGCGGTTTATTAACACGCAGTAAATCGCGTCCGCTAGTAAAATTTATGCTCATGAATCTTTTTTCTTTGCTGATTATTACGGCATCTTTATTTATTAACATTCCAACTGCTCCTCTTTTTCTCGAAACAGCACTTTATCATTGGTGTATTTCTATTACGGCGGGTTTTTTCGCATTCTATACATATATTTACATCGATCAATCGAACGAGGCATTCCGAAGACTAAAAGAGTACTCAACGAAGGATTTCCTCACGGGGTTAAACAATTCCAGACAGTTTACCGTTTTTTTTAATGCATACGTGCAGAGGGCGAAAGAGCGTGGAGAGTCCTTTTCGCTGCTTGTGATTGATATTGATCATTTTAAAGAGGTGAATGATACATACGGTCACCCTAACGGGGATAAGATTTTACAAGAACTCGGTCAGGTACTTTCTAATGCCGCGCGGCCGGTAGATATCGTTTCACGTAATGGGGGAGAGGAGTTCTCCATTCTCATGCTCGATTGTTCGCGTTTGGAGGCAAGGTATAATGCTGAACATATTCGTGCTATGGTGGAACGGCACGTATTCACGACGCTTGACGGAGAAGGAATTCACATCACGGTCTCCGTCGGAGGTGCTTCGTTTCCCGAGACGCATGCTGAAGAGATGTACCATCTTGCTGACAAACTGTTATATGAGGCGAAACGGACAGGCCGCAATAAAGTTTGCTGGGTAGACATTCTGCAGGAGGATCAGCTATGA
- the ftsW gene encoding putative lipid II flippase FtsW: MQRRGRPDFLLLFLTFGLLGFGMVMVYSASSIEAINTYNDAAYYAKKHMVRVLLGIFVMLVTMNIPFTFYKKHFFHILSSAYFLLVIVLIPGIGAKRNGARSWLDFGPLQIQPAEFAKIALIIYLAGIIAKKGKAFWELKTGFIPAVVVVVLFFLTIAIQPDFGSAAILALTAGVVIYVGGARLKYLLVLGVPLLAFSVIYTFSSQYRLQRILVFLDPWDDGMGGLHWGYQLTQSFSALAHGALTGTGLGKSIEKYLYLPEVHTDFIFAIIGEEFGFIGVLFFIITFLCLLWRMIFIGIHSDDLFSKLVGCGVASMIFIQAFINIGGVTGAIPLTGVPLPFISYGGSSLLVTLIGIGVTLSISREIDRKKIKEALDKIKDQNRSGMHKVNNVR; this comes from the coding sequence ATGCAAAGGAGAGGAAGGCCTGATTTTTTACTTTTGTTTTTAACGTTTGGTTTGTTAGGGTTTGGTATGGTTATGGTTTATAGCGCAAGTTCGATTGAAGCGATTAATACATATAACGATGCTGCATACTATGCAAAAAAGCATATGGTACGTGTATTGCTTGGCATTTTTGTTATGCTTGTTACTATGAACATCCCATTTACGTTTTATAAAAAGCATTTCTTTCATATTCTTTCTTCCGCTTATTTTTTGCTTGTCATTGTATTAATTCCAGGAATAGGAGCAAAGAGGAATGGAGCAAGAAGCTGGCTTGATTTTGGCCCTCTGCAAATTCAACCTGCAGAGTTTGCAAAAATCGCTCTTATTATTTATTTGGCTGGCATTATTGCAAAGAAAGGGAAAGCGTTCTGGGAATTAAAAACAGGATTTATTCCTGCGGTTGTAGTAGTTGTCCTGTTTTTCCTTACGATTGCGATTCAACCTGATTTTGGTTCAGCAGCAATACTCGCGCTTACTGCAGGGGTTGTCATTTATGTTGGTGGGGCACGTCTGAAATATCTTTTAGTATTGGGGGTGCCTTTACTTGCATTTAGTGTGATTTACACGTTTTCATCGCAATATCGTTTGCAGCGTATATTAGTTTTCCTAGATCCCTGGGATGATGGAATGGGAGGACTTCACTGGGGATACCAGCTTACCCAGTCCTTCAGCGCACTGGCTCATGGGGCACTTACCGGAACTGGGCTTGGAAAGAGTATAGAAAAATATCTGTATCTCCCTGAGGTTCATACTGATTTTATCTTTGCTATTATTGGAGAAGAATTTGGCTTTATAGGTGTCTTGTTTTTTATTATTACTTTCCTGTGTTTACTTTGGAGAATGATTTTTATAGGAATTCACTCAGACGATTTGTTTTCAAAATTGGTTGGATGCGGTGTCGCCAGTATGATTTTTATTCAAGCTTTTATCAACATCGGAGGAGTAACCGGTGCTATTCCTCTTACAGGTGTCCCGCTTCCCTTTATCAGTTATGGGGGTTCATCACTATTGGTGACTTTAATTGGTATAGGAGTTACTCTAAGTATCTCACGGGAAATTGATAGAAAGAAAATAAAAGAAGCTCTCGATAAAATTAAGGATCAGAACCGTTCGGGCATGCATAAGGTGAACAATGTACGTTAA